Proteins encoded together in one Amblyomma americanum isolate KBUSLIRL-KWMA chromosome 1, ASM5285725v1, whole genome shotgun sequence window:
- the LOC144128711 gene encoding tubulin beta-4 chain-like, whose amino-acid sequence MLFWEVISDEHGIDPSGAYHGDSDLQLERINVYYNEASGGKYVPRAILVDLEPGAVDAVRSGPYGRLFRPDNFVFGQSGAGNNWAKGHYTEGAELGDSVLDVVRKEAESCDCLQGFQLTHSLGGGTGSGMGTLLFSKIREEYPDRIMNTYSVVPSPKVSDTVVEPYNATLSVHQLVENTDETYCIDNEALYDICFRTLKLTTPTYGDLNHLVSATMSGVTTCLRFPGQLNADLRKLAVNMVPFPRLHFFMTGFAPLTARGCQQYRALTVPELTQQMFDAKNMMAACDPRHGRYLTVAAVFRGRMSMREVDDQMLNIQNKDSSYFVEWIPNNVKTAVCDIPPRGLKMSATFIGNSTAIQELFKRISEQFTAMFRRKAFLHWYTGEGMDEFEFTEAESNLNELVSEYQQNQEATPEDEEEFEKTQAEA is encoded by the exons ATGCTG ttttgggaggtgatttccgatgagcatggcatcgatccaagcggggcgtaccatggcgattcggacctccagttggagcgcatcaatgtctactacaatgagGCCTCCG gaggtaaatacgtgcctcgggccatcctggttgacttGGAGCCGGGAGCCGTggacgccgtccgctcgggacCGTATGGACGACTCTTCCGGCCGGATaactttgtgttcg GTCAGAGTGGCGCTGGCAACAattgggccaagggccactacaccgagggtgctgaactgggggactcggtgctcgacgttgtgcgcaaggaagcggaatcctgtgactgcctgcagggattccagctgacccactccctgggcggtggtactggatctggcatgggcacactgctcttctcgaagatccgtgaagagtaccccgatcgcatcatgaacacctacagtgtagtgccctctccaaag gtttcggacactgtcgtcgagccctacaatgctactttgtcagtgcatcagcttgtggagaacaccgacgagacctactgcatcgacaacgaagcactctacgacatctgcttccggacgcttaagctcacgactcccacctacggagaccttaaccacttggtttctgcaacgatgtctggtgtgaccacatgcctgag atttcctgggcagctgaatgctgatcttcgcaagctggccgttaacatggtgcccttccctcgcCTCCACTTCTTCATGACTGGCTTTGCTCCACTCACGGCTCGCGGCTGCCAgcagtaccgggctctgactgtgccagagctgacgcaacagatgttcgatgccaaaaacatgatggctgcttgcgacccccgccacggtcgttacctgacagttgctgcagtcttcagaggccgaatgagcatgcgggaagtcgatgaccagatgctcaacatcCAGAACAAGGACTCGAGTTACTTCGTTGAATGGATCCCGAACAAcgtaaagacagctgtctgtgacataccgcctcgaggtctgaagatgtctgctactttcattgggaacagcacagccattcaagagcttttcaagcggatctccgagcagtttacag ctatgttccgccgcaaggcctttctgcactggtacaccggagagggcatggacgagttTGAGTTCACCGAGGCCGAGTCCAACTTGAACGAACTGGTGTCAGAATACCAACAGAACCAGGAGGCCACCCCTGAGGACGAGGAGGAATTCGAGAagacccaggcagaggcctag